The Paenibacillus tianjinensis genome has a window encoding:
- a CDS encoding phosphodiester glycosidase family protein, with the protein MKKIFTLVLTLFLMLSTLPSLLPGAAAAPKNAVYVDKGNHSFIPLRFLNGLFGLRAGLTADAKSIEIAGDNNSLLLTLGQASASVNGKAVPISDLPFSENGTTYVPLSLVSTTLGIGLEWNKAPASVTLTLGGAEATLPVLSGTLMKAGSPAVTSTKHTYKVGSRSFSVQTVTVSLLDPSVRLDAVLAGNTVGKTEALGSIAKRSGAVAAINGTFFDAYTEGAYKAPYGYIISGGKMLKNSPGDRRTVFAYDRNLLAELIPGSQFSARFQSGTVEGALQAGPRLLVNGSVSLNVAAEGFKDPKILTGGGARSALGLTRDHKLILLTTGGATIPQLAQIMKQAGAYQAMNLDGGASSGLYYNGKYLTAPGRLISNALVVSTR; encoded by the coding sequence CTGAAGAAAATATTCACCCTTGTTCTCACCCTGTTCCTAATGCTCTCCACGCTTCCATCCCTGCTGCCCGGTGCGGCGGCTGCGCCTAAAAATGCCGTCTATGTGGACAAAGGAAATCATTCGTTTATCCCGCTGCGCTTCCTAAACGGACTGTTTGGCCTCCGTGCAGGCCTTACTGCAGATGCGAAATCCATAGAAATTGCCGGAGACAATAATTCGCTCCTCCTTACCCTTGGCCAAGCTTCGGCTTCCGTCAACGGCAAAGCTGTTCCTATAAGCGATCTGCCCTTCAGCGAGAACGGCACGACCTATGTTCCGCTCTCCCTTGTCAGCACGACACTTGGCATCGGGCTCGAATGGAACAAAGCGCCCGCTTCCGTTACACTCACATTAGGCGGCGCTGAAGCGACCTTGCCGGTGCTAAGCGGAACGCTCATGAAGGCCGGCTCCCCTGCCGTAACCAGCACCAAACATACATATAAAGTCGGCTCCAGATCATTCTCTGTGCAGACAGTTACTGTCTCTCTGCTGGACCCTTCCGTCCGGTTGGATGCTGTACTTGCCGGAAATACGGTCGGCAAGACGGAAGCGCTCGGCAGCATTGCCAAACGAAGCGGAGCCGTTGCCGCGATCAACGGAACTTTTTTTGATGCTTATACAGAAGGAGCCTACAAAGCCCCTTATGGCTATATCATCAGCGGCGGCAAAATGCTGAAGAACAGCCCCGGTGACCGCCGGACGGTATTTGCGTATGACCGCAATCTGCTGGCTGAGCTGATTCCCGGCAGCCAATTCAGTGCACGGTTCCAGAGCGGGACCGTTGAAGGGGCGCTGCAGGCCGGTCCCCGGCTGCTGGTTAATGGCAGTGTATCACTGAACGTCGCCGCCGAAGGCTTCAAGGACCCCAAAATTTTGACTGGCGGCGGAGCCCGCAGCGCACTCGGCCTTACCCGCGATCACAAGCTGATCCTGCTGACCACCGGCGGGGCTACCATCCCGCAGCTGGCCCAGATTATGAAGCAGGCTGGCGCTTATCAGGCGATGAATCTGGATGGCGGTGCCTCCAGCGGCCTGTATTATAACGGAAAATATTTGACCGCTCCGGGACGCCTGATCAGTAATGCACTGGTTGTCAGTACCCGGTAA
- a CDS encoding histidine phosphatase family protein, with protein MTTIGLIRHGSTLWNKEGRIQGHTDNPLDEEGLEQAAALAERLSAEEWNYIYSSDLLRARQTAEIIAARLGLPVAGWVPEIREMDGGLLEGTTEQELIERWGKDWRTLELGLEKNESGRLRGSRAIEEIAQRHPGEHVLVVSHGAILRSSLSGLVPELDLSVFLKNTSLTRLVYTGKTWTCELYNCVKHIEN; from the coding sequence ATGACAACAATCGGATTGATCCGGCACGGTAGTACCCTATGGAATAAAGAAGGCCGAATACAGGGTCATACCGATAATCCCCTGGATGAAGAGGGCCTGGAGCAGGCAGCAGCTCTTGCAGAGCGGCTTAGCGCGGAAGAGTGGAATTATATTTATTCTAGCGACCTGCTCAGAGCAAGACAGACAGCAGAGATCATCGCGGCAAGACTTGGTCTGCCTGTTGCAGGATGGGTACCGGAAATCCGGGAGATGGACGGCGGCCTGCTGGAGGGCACGACGGAGCAGGAACTTATAGAGCGCTGGGGAAAAGATTGGAGAACGCTGGAGCTGGGCCTGGAAAAGAATGAATCCGGCCGGCTTAGAGGGAGCCGGGCGATTGAAGAAATCGCGCAGCGGCATCCGGGAGAGCATGTGCTGGTGGTCAGCCATGGCGCAATCCTCCGCAGCAGCCTGAGCGGACTGGTGCCTGAACTGGATTTGAGTGTGTTCCTGAAGAATACTTCGCTGACACGGTTAGTATATACCGGCAAAACCTGGACCTGTGAGCTATATAATTGCGTCAAACATATAGAGAATTAG
- a CDS encoding IS3 family transposase, with translation MDAVPSSKKFAVIKELLHKKYNLTLLCNLAGVSRSGFYKWLNRQTFVSPKQREDEAMKLKIVECHEKLKGIYGYRRVKVWLKRTYAIHMNHKRVQRLMGELGLRAVIRRKRPYYGKKEAYVISDNHLNREFTAEQPNQKWVTDITYLIFGGQRLYLSAIKDLFNNEIIAYQISSRNDLKLVLDTVKKARKRRDTKGVLLHSDQGFQYTSRQYSKLLERYEIKASMSRKGNCWDNACMENFFGHFKSECFYLHSFHSAKQVRHAVQQYIRFYNHARFQTKLNNLSPYEYRTQVA, from the coding sequence ATGGACGCTGTTCCGAGCAGCAAAAAGTTTGCAGTCATTAAGGAATTGCTTCATAAGAAATACAACCTTACCCTGCTATGTAATCTGGCTGGAGTATCTAGAAGTGGTTTTTACAAGTGGTTGAACCGGCAAACGTTCGTTTCACCCAAGCAACGCGAAGACGAAGCGATGAAGCTTAAAATTGTCGAATGCCACGAGAAGCTTAAAGGCATTTATGGATACCGCAGAGTGAAGGTATGGCTAAAGCGTACCTACGCCATTCATATGAATCACAAACGTGTACAGCGACTCATGGGCGAGCTAGGACTTCGAGCAGTTATTCGGAGGAAAAGACCTTACTATGGCAAGAAAGAGGCTTACGTGATCTCTGACAACCACCTGAATAGAGAGTTTACAGCAGAGCAGCCGAACCAAAAGTGGGTCACGGATATTACTTACCTTATCTTCGGTGGACAACGGTTGTACCTGTCTGCGATTAAAGATCTGTTTAACAATGAAATTATAGCGTACCAGATTAGCTCGCGGAATGATCTAAAGCTGGTGTTGGATACAGTCAAAAAGGCGAGAAAACGGCGGGATACCAAAGGTGTTCTTTTGCACAGCGACCAAGGATTTCAGTACACTAGCCGTCAATACAGTAAACTACTGGAGCGGTATGAGATAAAGGCAAGCATGTCCAGAAAGGGTAACTGCTGGGACAATGCTTGTATGGAGAACTTCTTCGGTCATTTTAAATCCGAATGTTTCTACCTCCACTCCTTTCACTCTGCAAAACAGGTGAGGCATGCTGTGCAGCAATATATCCGCTTTTACAACCATGCACGTTTCCAAACGAAACTAAACAACCTGAGTCCCTATGAATACCGAACTCAGGTTGCTTAA
- a CDS encoding transposase, whose protein sequence is MGEMRRTYDEKFKKKAVDLYLKKGLGYKSVAREMGINDSLVRRWVKHFEAEGVKGLGEKRGKAKGPGMGRPRTRPEDPEAKIKRLEAENEMLKKLLQM, encoded by the coding sequence ATGGGCGAAATGAGAAGAACGTACGATGAGAAGTTCAAGAAAAAGGCAGTGGACCTCTATCTCAAAAAGGGATTGGGGTATAAGAGTGTAGCGCGTGAAATGGGCATCAACGATTCCCTGGTGCGCCGATGGGTGAAGCACTTTGAGGCAGAGGGAGTAAAGGGCCTTGGAGAAAAAAGAGGGAAAGCAAAAGGGCCAGGAATGGGCAGACCCCGCACTCGTCCTGAAGATCCAGAGGCCAAGATTAAGCGCCTTGAGGCAGAAAATGAAATGCTAAAAAAGCTCTTACAGATGTGA
- a CDS encoding GGDEF domain-containing protein — MRTSLIILMASSGLGGMHLLGRGAVTGLQPASGSLFFALALYSLTLTLLLLLFTRVRQVLAERDQLKELAYRDSLTSLFNKNGMDHFWEHCKPNEQLAVLYLDLNRFKSINDKLGHHVGDLLLQAVGGTLKQFSSKGKRHIFRIGGDEFVIIAKRCGRKEAEQLALRILEKTTRNYQLERYELFVSASIGITISQGRIDSARLLKEADSAMYHAKQLGSGRYAVHKQGIVIQPVNVLGSSRAN; from the coding sequence GTGCGCACGAGCCTTATTATTCTTATGGCCAGCAGCGGATTAGGCGGAATGCACCTGCTTGGCAGGGGGGCAGTAACCGGGCTCCAGCCGGCCAGCGGTAGCCTGTTCTTCGCCTTGGCGCTCTATTCGCTGACCCTTACCTTGCTGCTGCTGCTGTTCACCCGGGTCCGCCAGGTGCTGGCCGAGAGGGATCAGCTTAAGGAGCTTGCGTATAGAGACAGCTTAACCAGCCTGTTCAATAAGAACGGAATGGACCACTTCTGGGAGCACTGCAAACCGAATGAACAGCTTGCCGTGCTGTATCTTGACCTGAACAGGTTCAAATCGATCAATGACAAGCTGGGCCATCATGTCGGTGATTTGCTGCTCCAGGCCGTCGGCGGGACGCTGAAGCAATTCTCGTCCAAGGGGAAGCGGCATATCTTCCGGATCGGCGGCGATGAATTCGTAATCATTGCGAAACGCTGCGGCCGCAAGGAGGCTGAACAGCTCGCCTTGCGAATTCTGGAGAAAACAACCCGGAATTATCAGCTCGAGCGGTATGAGCTGTTCGTGTCGGCCAGTATCGGCATTACGATCAGCCAGGGCAGAATTGATTCTGCGCGTCTCCTGAAGGAAGCCGATTCGGCCATGTACCATGCCAAGCAGCTGGGCAGCGGCCGTTATGCGGTTCACAAGCAAGGCATTGTCATTCAGCCGGTTAACGTGCTGGGCAGCTCCAGAGCGAATTAA
- a CDS encoding SLC45 family MFS transporter yields the protein MKKVWLLGFGFFSISITWSLYNAFVPFFLEKYVSSVALISFMMTIDNYFALFLQPWIGNRSDRTFSRYGRRMPYLLIGMPLAAVLTMLIPYHSGLFTLLLFMMLMNLAMSLYRSPTVALMPDITPEPQRTKANGLVNFMGGVGSILAFGAGSMLYDANPALPFLVAGLITLLCLLIVARFIQEDRDGVNMDTVRSGLQGQPRNAVVPQLKPARISLLKQLDRTTSWLLAAIFFWFVAYQGVETLFTLYGKHHLGLSEKAASFSLTFFSLAFVAFAIPSGWLGGRFGKKKMIITGVIGLTAVFALVGFADNLLMLRGLLLTGGIFWACININSYPYVVATGTEESIGTRTGMYYLVSSLAAISSPPLLGLLIDLTDYSVLFYAAAGSMAIALLCLFMMDGQRTITSRAC from the coding sequence GTGAAAAAAGTCTGGCTGCTGGGCTTTGGCTTTTTCAGCATCAGCATCACATGGAGCTTATATAATGCATTCGTACCTTTCTTTCTGGAAAAATACGTGAGCAGTGTAGCCCTGATCAGCTTTATGATGACGATCGATAATTATTTTGCACTGTTTCTGCAGCCGTGGATCGGCAACCGCAGTGACCGGACCTTCAGCCGCTACGGACGCAGAATGCCTTATCTGCTGATCGGAATGCCGCTTGCAGCCGTGCTGACGATGCTCATTCCTTACCACAGCGGACTGTTCACCCTGCTGCTGTTCATGATGCTGATGAACCTGGCCATGAGCCTGTACCGTTCGCCGACCGTTGCGCTGATGCCCGATATTACACCGGAGCCGCAGCGGACGAAGGCCAACGGGCTGGTTAACTTTATGGGCGGGGTCGGATCCATTCTCGCCTTTGGTGCCGGTTCCATGCTCTATGATGCGAACCCGGCACTTCCGTTCCTCGTAGCCGGACTGATTACACTGCTCTGCCTGCTTATCGTAGCACGTTTCATTCAAGAGGACCGGGATGGCGTGAATATGGACACCGTCCGCTCTGGTCTTCAGGGGCAACCAAGGAATGCCGTCGTTCCGCAGCTCAAGCCTGCACGGATTTCTCTGCTGAAGCAGCTGGACCGCACGACCTCTTGGCTGCTGGCGGCTATCTTTTTCTGGTTCGTGGCTTATCAGGGGGTGGAAACCTTATTTACCTTGTACGGCAAACATCACCTGGGCCTCAGTGAAAAGGCCGCTTCGTTCTCGCTCACCTTCTTCTCACTGGCCTTCGTAGCCTTTGCGATCCCCAGCGGCTGGCTGGGCGGACGGTTCGGCAAGAAAAAAATGATTATTACTGGCGTTATCGGGTTGACGGCAGTCTTTGCCTTGGTGGGCTTTGCGGACAATCTGCTGATGCTGCGGGGGCTGCTGCTAACCGGCGGGATATTCTGGGCCTGCATCAATATTAATTCCTATCCTTATGTTGTGGCTACGGGAACCGAGGAGAGCATCGGCACCCGCACCGGAATGTATTATCTGGTCTCCTCGCTTGCCGCGATCAGCTCCCCGCCGTTGCTCGGGCTGCTTATCGACCTGACAGATTACTCGGTCCTGTTCTACGCGGCAGCAGGCAGCATGGCAATTGCCCTGCTCTGCCTGTTTATGATGGATGGACAACGTACCATTACAAGCAGAGCCTGCTGA
- a CDS encoding glycerophosphodiester phosphodiesterase, which produces MNSIINFAHRGASAVCPENTMAAFRKSLELGATGIETDVQMSSDGGLVLIHDESLKRTAGADGYVKDKTLSQLLELDAGSWFGPEFKDERLPTLEELLDLLQKRDTVLNIELKNGIFMYPGMEEKVIAAVRDYGMSERVILSSFNHYSLAYCKSLAPEIRTGILYGEGLYRPWDYAATLQADALHAYHYAVLPEFVAEASEHHVAYHPWTVNDPGRMKELIDAGVAGIITDYPDVLSGLLAAKGV; this is translated from the coding sequence ATGAACAGTATTATCAACTTTGCACACCGTGGCGCATCTGCGGTCTGCCCGGAGAATACGATGGCGGCATTCCGCAAAAGTCTTGAGCTGGGCGCTACCGGCATTGAAACCGATGTCCAGATGTCTTCGGACGGAGGACTGGTGCTCATCCATGATGAAAGTTTAAAACGCACTGCCGGTGCTGACGGTTATGTAAAGGATAAGACACTAAGCCAGCTGCTGGAGCTGGATGCCGGTTCATGGTTCGGGCCGGAATTCAAGGACGAGCGCCTACCTACGCTGGAGGAATTGCTGGATTTACTGCAAAAGCGGGATACCGTCCTCAATATTGAACTGAAGAACGGGATATTCATGTACCCGGGGATGGAGGAGAAGGTCATTGCTGCCGTGCGGGATTACGGAATGAGTGAACGTGTGATTCTGTCGAGCTTCAATCACTACTCGCTGGCCTACTGCAAATCGCTGGCGCCAGAGATCCGTACAGGTATTTTATATGGCGAAGGCTTGTACCGCCCGTGGGACTACGCAGCCACCCTTCAGGCTGATGCGCTGCATGCGTATCATTATGCCGTACTGCCGGAGTTCGTGGCTGAAGCATCTGAACATCATGTGGCCTATCATCCCTGGACCGTGAATGATCCCGGGCGGATGAAGGAATTAATCGATGCCGGTGTAGCCGGAATAATAACGGATTATCCGGATGTGCTGTCCGGGCTGCTTGCTGCCAAGGGAGTGTGA
- a CDS encoding YhcH/YjgK/YiaL family protein: MNEYETKDAGDCFWEAHQVNLDLHYILEGTERIGYAAIEQLAVKEEYSAEKDAVFFTGALESAVTAGPGALVVCYPRDGHMTGIEAGCKETVRKVVLKIKL, from the coding sequence ATTAACGAATATGAAACGAAGGATGCCGGGGATTGCTTCTGGGAAGCGCACCAAGTCAATCTGGATCTGCATTATATCCTGGAAGGCACGGAGCGGATCGGCTATGCGGCTATTGAGCAGCTTGCAGTAAAAGAGGAATATAGCGCCGAGAAGGACGCGGTGTTCTTCACCGGAGCGCTGGAATCCGCCGTAACCGCAGGCCCTGGTGCACTGGTTGTCTGCTATCCGCGGGACGGGCATATGACAGGGATTGAAGCCGGATGCAAGGAAACGGTACGGAAGGTTGTTCTAAAAATCAAGCTGTAG
- a CDS encoding AraC family transcriptional regulator: MSIYLELPDVDKHFPFRSLVCGGDELCYPHWHKEIEIIYVTKGTLNLGINDTPIRMEQGEVQFINGGDVHYFLASPESERLVIQFDLNLFQEMAALSGNEYSLRDVFTAMEHSSSRWPESAAAKMIALIESIYEEDLQRREGYAYLIKARLFELLTVIMREVPKNTAGRLPKFSEDTLTQSRETLERLERIFIYVEQHYQEPITLNEVARHMGFSPYYFTKLFKKNTGMTFVAFLNEYRLNKAKWILLNEDLPMSAVAESAGFGSVKTFHHFFKSATGISPLKYHKTIFRNNRARMQEESLSADLYDRGIEITTPPGGGK, from the coding sequence ATGAGCATTTACCTCGAGCTTCCGGATGTGGATAAGCATTTTCCTTTTCGCAGCTTAGTCTGTGGCGGGGATGAGCTGTGTTATCCGCACTGGCATAAAGAAATCGAAATTATCTATGTAACTAAAGGAACGCTAAATCTGGGAATAAATGATACCCCGATCCGGATGGAGCAGGGTGAGGTTCAGTTTATCAATGGCGGCGATGTGCATTATTTCCTCGCTTCCCCCGAGAGTGAACGGCTGGTGATCCAGTTCGACCTGAATCTGTTTCAGGAAATGGCTGCGCTAAGCGGCAATGAATATTCGCTGCGCGATGTATTCACGGCGATGGAGCATTCCAGCTCACGCTGGCCGGAATCCGCAGCTGCCAAGATGATTGCCCTGATCGAAAGTATCTATGAGGAAGACCTTCAGCGCCGCGAAGGATACGCCTATTTAATCAAAGCGAGACTGTTCGAGCTGCTGACCGTTATTATGCGTGAGGTGCCGAAGAATACAGCCGGAAGACTGCCAAAATTCTCGGAAGACACGCTGACACAGTCCCGGGAAACGCTGGAGCGGCTGGAGCGGATCTTTATCTATGTCGAGCAGCATTACCAGGAGCCGATTACCCTTAATGAGGTGGCCCGGCATATGGGATTCAGCCCATATTATTTTACCAAGCTGTTCAAGAAGAACACGGGCATGACCTTTGTTGCTTTTCTCAATGAATACCGGCTGAACAAGGCAAAGTGGATTCTGCTCAACGAGGACCTGCCGATGTCTGCTGTAGCCGAGTCCGCAGGGTTTGGCAGCGTGAAGACATTCCACCATTTTTTTAAGTCAGCAACCGGCATTTCGCCGTTGAAATACCATAAGACAATATTCAGGAATAACAGGGCAAGAATGCAGGAAGAAAGCCTGTCAGCGGATTTGTATGATAGAGGCATAGAGATCACAACACCACCAGGCGGAGGGAAATAG
- a CDS encoding Gfo/Idh/MocA family protein, giving the protein MTLKIGIIGCGGIANGKHMPALKKVEGAVMVAFCDIVPERAQQAKAEFGDENAAVYTDYKELLKDASIDVIHVCTPNISHAEISIASMEAGKHVMCEKPMAKTTAEAQAMIDAAKRTGKKLTIGYQNRFRPDSAYLHKVCENNELGEIYYAKAKAIRRRAVPTWGVFLDEEAQGGGPLIDIGTHALDLTLWMMDNYKPKYAVGNAYHKLSGRKDAANAWGPWDPEKFTVEDSAIGFITMENGATIVLEASWALNTLDVGEAKTALCGTEGGADMEKGLRINGEAYGKTYEKHIGLDAAGVDFYDGAGEDPALVEATQWIDSIINDTEPVVKPEQALVVTRILEAIYKSSETGMPVFFD; this is encoded by the coding sequence ATGACTTTGAAAATAGGGATTATTGGCTGCGGCGGCATCGCAAACGGCAAACATATGCCGGCTCTGAAAAAAGTGGAAGGCGCTGTCATGGTCGCTTTTTGCGATATTGTACCCGAACGGGCGCAGCAGGCCAAGGCGGAATTCGGAGATGAGAACGCTGCCGTGTACACTGACTACAAAGAGCTGCTAAAGGATGCAAGCATAGATGTAATTCACGTGTGTACCCCGAACATTTCCCATGCGGAAATTTCGATTGCCTCGATGGAGGCCGGCAAACATGTTATGTGTGAGAAGCCGATGGCGAAGACAACTGCGGAAGCACAGGCAATGATCGATGCGGCTAAACGTACCGGCAAAAAGCTGACGATCGGCTACCAGAACCGCTTCAGACCGGATTCTGCATACCTGCATAAGGTGTGTGAGAACAACGAGCTCGGAGAAATATATTATGCCAAAGCCAAAGCGATCCGCCGCCGCGCGGTACCGACCTGGGGCGTATTTCTGGACGAGGAAGCGCAGGGCGGCGGCCCGCTGATCGATATCGGCACCCATGCCCTGGATCTGACGCTCTGGATGATGGACAACTACAAGCCGAAATATGCGGTAGGCAACGCTTATCACAAGCTGTCCGGCCGCAAGGACGCAGCTAATGCGTGGGGCCCGTGGGATCCGGAGAAGTTCACGGTTGAAGATTCGGCTATCGGCTTCATTACGATGGAGAATGGGGCAACCATTGTGCTGGAAGCCAGTTGGGCGCTGAATACGCTGGATGTCGGTGAAGCCAAAACGGCACTTTGCGGTACAGAAGGCGGAGCGGATATGGAAAAAGGCCTGCGCATCAACGGTGAAGCATACGGCAAAACCTACGAGAAGCATATTGGACTTGATGCTGCCGGCGTAGATTTCTACGACGGTGCGGGCGAAGATCCCGCGCTGGTTGAAGCCACGCAGTGGATTGACAGCATAATTAATGATACAGAGCCGGTTGTTAAGCCGGAGCAGGCTCTGGTGGTAACCCGCATTCTGGAGGCCATCTATAAGTCGTCCGAGACAGGGATGCCGGTATTTTTTGACTAA
- a CDS encoding ThuA domain-containing protein has translation MTRVTVWNEYRHELQEERIRQVYPQGIHAQIAGFLQEAGFDTATATLDEPEHGLTEEVLSNTDVLVWWGHIAHQEVSDEIVNRVYNRVLQGMGLIVLHSGHMSKIFMKLMGTSCDLKWREAGEKERLWVMDPSHPIAEGIGEYIDLEQEEMYGAHFDVPAPESLVFVGWFEGGNVFPSGSTYRRGSGKIFYFQPGHESHPTYYHKEIQQVIINGVNWCAPTRRDYPVYGHSQALEPIREKVGV, from the coding sequence GTGACAAGAGTAACCGTATGGAATGAATATCGTCATGAATTGCAGGAGGAGCGTATCCGTCAGGTCTATCCGCAGGGTATCCACGCCCAAATAGCCGGATTTTTGCAGGAGGCCGGGTTTGATACAGCTACGGCTACACTGGATGAACCGGAGCATGGGTTGACGGAGGAAGTACTCAGCAATACGGATGTGCTGGTATGGTGGGGGCATATTGCCCATCAGGAGGTTAGCGACGAAATCGTAAACCGTGTCTATAACCGTGTGCTGCAGGGAATGGGGCTGATTGTGCTGCATTCCGGCCATATGTCCAAAATCTTTATGAAGCTGATGGGCACCAGCTGTGACCTGAAATGGCGCGAAGCGGGCGAGAAGGAACGCCTCTGGGTGATGGACCCGAGCCATCCGATTGCCGAAGGCATCGGCGAATATATCGATCTGGAGCAGGAAGAAATGTATGGGGCGCATTTTGATGTGCCGGCACCGGAAAGCCTTGTTTTTGTCGGTTGGTTTGAAGGGGGCAATGTGTTCCCAAGCGGCTCGACCTACCGGCGCGGCAGCGGCAAAATCTTTTATTTCCAGCCGGGTCATGAATCCCATCCTACCTATTACCATAAGGAAATTCAACAAGTGATCATCAACGGCGTGAACTGGTGTGCACCAACCCGGCGCGACTATCCCGTGTACGGTCATTCCCAGGCGTTAGAGCCAATTCGTGAAAAGGTGGGCGTATAA
- a CDS encoding sugar phosphate isomerase/epimerase family protein — protein sequence MKLGVFDPVFGSLTLDEMLDKIAAAGLNAVEIGSGGNPGNAHCPTDELLASETARQEYLEKFTSRGIMISAFSCHNNPISPDKEEARQGDEILRKSIKLASLMGVQVVNTFSGTAGDSEDAKAPNWPVTPWPTVYSDILTWQWEQKLIPYWKEIGQLAQEHGVKIGIELHGGFLCHTPYTILKLREATCDAIGANLDPSHLWWQGIDPVGAIKILGKAGAIHHFHAKDTYLDQDNINMYGLTDMQPYGDVQTRAWTFRSVGCGHSLSEWSDIMSALRTYGYDYVVSIEHEDPLMSVDEGFQRAVTNLQSILIREQPLDMWWA from the coding sequence ATGAAATTAGGCGTATTTGATCCCGTATTCGGAAGTTTGACTTTGGATGAGATGCTCGACAAAATCGCAGCTGCAGGCTTGAACGCAGTCGAAATCGGCTCGGGCGGCAACCCCGGCAATGCGCATTGTCCGACCGACGAGCTCCTCGCCAGTGAAACGGCACGTCAGGAGTACTTGGAAAAGTTCACGAGCCGCGGCATTATGATCAGTGCGTTCAGCTGCCATAACAATCCGATCTCTCCGGATAAAGAAGAAGCGCGTCAAGGCGATGAAATTCTGCGCAAATCGATCAAGCTCGCTTCGCTGATGGGCGTACAGGTCGTCAACACCTTCTCCGGTACCGCCGGTGACAGTGAAGATGCCAAAGCGCCGAACTGGCCGGTAACACCTTGGCCGACTGTGTACAGCGACATTCTGACCTGGCAGTGGGAGCAGAAGCTGATCCCGTACTGGAAGGAAATCGGCCAGCTCGCCCAGGAGCATGGCGTCAAGATCGGCATTGAGCTGCATGGCGGCTTCCTGTGCCATACACCGTATACGATCCTGAAGCTGAGAGAAGCGACCTGCGATGCTATTGGTGCGAATCTTGACCCGAGCCATCTGTGGTGGCAGGGCATTGACCCGGTCGGTGCCATCAAGATCCTCGGCAAGGCGGGAGCGATTCATCATTTCCATGCCAAGGATACCTATCTCGATCAGGACAACATCAACATGTACGGCCTGACCGATATGCAGCCATACGGCGATGTGCAGACCCGGGCGTGGACCTTCCGCTCTGTCGGCTGCGGACACAGCCTGTCCGAATGGTCGGATATCATGAGCGCCCTGCGCACCTATGGTTATGATTATGTAGTGAGCATCGAGCATGAAGATCCGCTGATGTCGGTGGATGAAGGTTTCCAGCGTGCGGTAACCAACCTGCAGTCGATCCTCATCCGTGAGCAGCCGCTGGATATGTGGTGGGCTTAA
- a CDS encoding RNA polymerase sigma-70 factor — MELDSVYRTYRPLLLSIAYRMLGSVTQAEDLVQDAFVTVQQLDRDKISPVRNLKAYLCKVVTNRCLDYLKSSHKKREVYIGQWLPEPLVQDYAGVTGSASAAGGDPIQTIVLEDTISYAFLVLLDRLTPVERAVFILREAFDYDYRDIADFVNKTELGCRKIYSRLKRKIQDDPAAELISSDQSEQLVLRFLHAAATGDMDGLFALLSEDIVLYSDGGGKVSAAVKPIISSQRVLAFIQGLLTKGGGAGGVRLVKVNGQLGFVLSNPSEPFPTVVSLAFRDGRVQQIYLIRNPDKLRHLNLG, encoded by the coding sequence GTGGAGCTTGATTCCGTGTATCGGACATACAGACCGCTTCTTCTGTCCATCGCGTACCGCATGTTAGGATCGGTCACGCAGGCCGAGGATTTGGTGCAGGACGCATTCGTAACGGTGCAGCAGCTGGACAGGGATAAGATAAGCCCCGTCCGCAATCTGAAAGCGTACTTATGCAAAGTCGTTACCAACCGCTGTCTCGATTACTTGAAATCCTCGCACAAAAAAAGAGAGGTCTACATCGGACAATGGCTGCCCGAGCCCCTTGTCCAAGACTATGCGGGCGTGACTGGCTCGGCTTCTGCCGCAGGAGGCGACCCGATCCAAACGATTGTACTGGAGGATACAATATCGTACGCTTTCCTCGTTTTGCTCGACCGGCTAACCCCTGTGGAGCGCGCAGTATTCATTCTTCGTGAAGCCTTCGACTACGACTATCGCGATATTGCGGACTTCGTAAACAAGACGGAGCTGGGATGCCGTAAGATTTACAGCCGCCTCAAACGAAAAATCCAAGACGATCCGGCTGCTGAGCTGATCTCCAGCGACCAGTCCGAACAGCTCGTCCTACGTTTTCTCCATGCGGCAGCTACAGGTGATATGGATGGACTCTTTGCGCTACTCTCCGAGGACATCGTGCTGTACAGCGACGGAGGCGGCAAAGTCAGTGCGGCAGTTAAACCGATTATATCCAGCCAGCGCGTCCTCGCATTCATTCAGGGGCTTCTGACCAAGGGGGGTGGCGCAGGAGGCGTGCGCCTCGTCAAGGTCAACGGACAGCTCGGTTTTGTATTAAGCAACCCGTCCGAACCTTTTCCGACAGTCGTTAGCCTGGCGTTCAGAGACGGCCGCGTTCAGCAGATCTACCTTATACGCAATCCCGATAAACTGCGGCATTTGAATTTAGGCTGA